A DNA window from Pogona vitticeps strain Pit_001003342236 chromosome 2, PviZW2.1, whole genome shotgun sequence contains the following coding sequences:
- the LOC140703738 gene encoding uncharacterized protein LOC140703738, whose product MMTRRRGISQQHLGHPGKELILKKENRELKMQVGRNGRQMKEVTQGINHRKACQLSSHQITHAREELYPCMECGKGFSQSGHLRSHQRTHTGEKPHKCMECGKSFGHSGNLTLHQRTHTGEKPHKCMECGKGFSQSGHLRSHQRTHTGEKPHKCMECGKSFSQSGNLRKHEKTHTGEKPHKCMECGKSFCQTGDLRRHQRTHTGEKPHKCMECGKSFSHNNSFRAHQRIHSGEKPHKCMECGKSFISSHEFRSHQRIHTGEKPYKCMECGKSFRKSGYLRSHERTHTGEKPHKCMECGKSFSHNNSLRTHERIHTGEEPYKCMECGKSFSQSGNLRSHQRTHTGEKPHKCMECGKSFRQSDNLRKHERTHTGEKPHKCLECGKSFSQIGHLTSHERTHTGEKPHKCMECGKSFSQSSDLRIHQRTHTGEKPHECMECGKSFSQSAALRLHQRTHTGEKPHKCMECGKSFSQIRHLKSHERTHTGEKPHKCMECGKSFSRSGALRLHQSTHTGEKPHRCMECGKSFSHSGNLRLHQRTHTGEKPHRCMECGKSFSHSGNLRLHQRTHTGEKPHKCIECGKSFSQTGDLRKHEKTHTGEKPHKCMECGKSFCQTGDLRRHQRTHTGEKPHKCMECGKSFSQIGHLKSHERTHTGEKPHKCMECGKSFSQIGNLRSHERTHTGEKPHKCMECGKSFISSCHLRLHQRTHTGEKPHKCMECGKSFSHSGNLRLHQRTHTGEKPHKCMECGKSFSQSGDLRSHQRTHTGEKPHKCMECGKSFISSCRLRRHQRTHTGEKPHKCMECGKSFRQIGHLKSHERTHTGEKPYKCMECGKSFIHSGALRRHQRTHTGEKPHKCMECGKSFCRSDRLRSHERTHTGEKPYKCMECGKSFSQSGNLRLHQRTHTGEKPHKCMECGKSFSQSGNLRLHQRTHTGEKPYKCMECGKSFSNSSDLRKHEKTHTGEKPYQCMECGKSFSLSSHLRSHERTHTGEKPHKCMECGKSFSLSGTLRLHQRTHTGEKPYKCMECGKSFRDSGHLRSHERTHTGEKPHKCMECGKSFCYTFYLRLHQRIHTGEKPYKCIDCGKSFSNSGDLRKHEKTHTGEKPHACIECGKRFSESGKLRLHQRTHTGEKPYKCIECGKSFSHSGKLRLHQRTHTGEKPHKCMECGKSFSRSDVLKSHKRTHTGEKPHKTL is encoded by the exons atgatgacCAGGAGAAGAGGAATTTCCCAGCAACACTTGGGGCATCCTGGGAAGGAACTCATattgaagaaagaaaacagagaattgaaaatgcAAGTGGGTAGGAATGGACGTCAAATGAAAGAAGTGACGCAggggataaaccacagaaaagcaTGTCAACTCAGTAGTCATCAAATAACTCATGCAAGGGAGGaactgtatccatgtatggaatgtggaaagggcttcagtcagagtggtcatcttagatcacatcaaaggactcacactggggagaaaccacataaatgcatggaatgtggaaagagctttggtcatAGTGGTAACCTTacgttacatcaaaggactcacactggggagaaaccacataaatgcatggaatgtggaaagggcttcagtcagagtggtcatcttaggtcacatcaaaggactcacactggggagaaaccacataaatgcatggaatgtggaaagagctttagtcaaagtggtaaccttaggaaacatgaaaaaactcacactggggaaaaaccacataaatgcatggaatgtggaaagagcttttgtcaaACTGGTGAccttaggagacatcaaaggactcacactggggagaaaccacataaatgcatggaatgtggaaagagctttagtcacaacaATAGTTTTCGggcacatcaaagaattcactctggggagaaaccacataaatgcatggaatgtggaaagagctttatttcaagtCATGAatttaggtcacatcaaaggattcatactggggagaagccatataaatgcatggaatgtggaaagagctttagaaaAAGTGGttaccttaggtcacatgaaagaactcacactggggagaaaccacataaatgcatggaatgtggaaagagcttcagtcacaacaATAGCCTTCGgacacatgaaagaattcacactggggaggaaccttataaatgcatggaatgtggaaagagcttcagtcagagtggtaacctgcggtcacatcaaagaactcacactggggagaaaccacataaatgtatggaatgtggaaagagctttagacaaAGTGAtaaccttaggaaacatgaaagaactcacactggggagaaaccacataaatgcctggaatgtggaaagagctttagtcagattgGTCACCTCacgtcacatgaaagaactcacactggggagaaaccacataaatgcatggaatgtggaaagagctttagtcaaagtagtgaccttaggatacatcaaaggactcacactggggagaaaccacatgaatgcatggaatgtggaaagagttttagtcaaagtgctgcccttaggttacatcaaaggactcacactggggagaaaccacataaatgcatggaatgtggaaagagctttagtcagattcGTCACCTcaagtcacatgaaagaactcacactggggagaaaccacataaatgcatggaatgtggaaagagctttagtcgcagtggtgccCTAAGGTTGCATCAAagtactcacactggggagaaaccacatagatgcatggaatgtggaaagagctttagtcacagtggtaaccttaggttacatcaaaggactcacactggggagaaaccacatagatgcatggaatgtggaaagagctttagtcacagtggtaaccttaggttacatcaaaggactcacactggggagaaaccacataaatgcatagaatgtggaaagagctttagtcaaactggtgaccttaggaaacatgaaaaaactcacactggggaaaaaccacataaatgcatggaatgtggaaagagcttttgtcaaACTGGTGAccttaggagacatcaaaggactcacactggggagaaaccacataaatgcatggaatgtggaaagagctttagtcagattgGTCACCTcaagtcacatgaaagaactcacactggggagaaaccacataaatgcatggaatgtggaaagagctttagtcagattggtaaccttaggtcacatgaaagaactcacacaggggagaaaccacataaatgcatggaatgtggaaagagctttattagtagttgtcatcttaggttacatcaaagaactcacactggggagaaaccgcataaatgcatggaatgtggaaagagctttagtcacagtggtaaccttaggttacatcaaaggactcacactggggagaaaccacataaatgcatggaatgtggaaagagctttagtcaaagtggTGACctaaggtcacatcaaagaactcacactggggagaaaccacataaatgcatggaatgtggaaagagctttattagTAGTTGTCGTcttaggagacatcaaaggactcacactggggagaaaccacataaatgcatggaatgtggaaagagctttcgtcAGATTGGTCACCTcaagtcacatgaaagaactcacactggggagaaaccatataaatgcatggaatgtggaaaaagctttattcacagtggtgcccttaggagacatcaaaggactcacactggggagaaaccacataaatgcatggaatgtggaaaaagcttttgTCGGAGTGATAGGCTTAG ATCACacgaaaggactcacactggggagaagccatataaatgcatggaatgtggaaagagctttagtcaaagtggtaaccttaggttacatcaaaggactcacactggggagaagccacataaatgcatggaatgtggaaagagctttagtcaaagtggtaaccttaggttacatcaaaggactcacactggggagaagccatataaatgcatggaatgtggaaagagctttagtaacaGTAGTGACCTCAGGAAGcatgaaaaaactcacactggggagaaaccatatcaatgcatggaatgtggaaagagcttcagtctgagtagtcatcttaggtcacatgaaagaactcacactggggagaaaccacataaatgcatggaatgtggaaagagcttcagtctgagtggtacccttaggttacatcaaaggactcacactggggagaaaccatataaatgcatggaatgtggaaagagctttagggacagtggtcatcttaggtcacatgaaagaactcacactggggagaaaccacataaatgcatggaatgtggaaagagcttttgttaCACTTTttaccttaggttacatcaaaggattcacactggggagaaaccatataaatgcatagactgtggaaagagctttagtaacaGTGGTGACCTcaggaaacatgaaaaaacacacactggggagaaaccacatgcatgcatagaatgtggaaagaggtttagtGAGAGTGgtaaacttaggttacatcaaaggactcacactggggagaagccatataaatgcatagaatgtggaaagagcttcagtcacagtggtaagcttaggttacatcaaaggacacacactggggagaaaccacataaatgcatggaatgtggaaagagctttagtcgcagtgatgtcCTTAAATCAcataaaagaactcacactggggagaaaccacataaaacGCTTTAG